One region of Candidatus Leptovillus gracilis genomic DNA includes:
- a CDS encoding aspartate aminotransferase family protein, with translation MNLTQTEAVMAADAQYILPTYKRADVLFTRGEGMYLYDSAGKKYLDFMSGIAVAALGHSDPEWVTAVTQQASQLIHVSNLYYTTPQVELARKLIENSFADKLFFSNSGAEANEAALKFARKYGGISDFGFRISESPAIRNPKSEIVAFSGSFHGRTMGALSVTYRAQYREPFGPLIPGVTFAPFNDLDAARQAITDETCAVIVEPVQGEGGVNPATPEFLRGLRALCDAHDALLIFDEVQCGLGRSGHLWAHEAYGVTPDIMTLAKPLAGGLPIGATLVTQKVADAIQPGDHGSTFAAGPLVCAAANVVFDRVNRPEFLQQVQETGAYLRHRLETLESDEIVAVRGVGLLVGVEMKTAVAPLIARARQNGLILINAGDNVLRLAPALIAERQHVDEAIKILEGTISDYGLRIAENAPNPQSEIRNPQ, from the coding sequence ATGAATCTAACTCAAACCGAAGCCGTAATGGCCGCCGACGCACAGTATATTTTGCCCACCTACAAGCGGGCCGATGTACTCTTCACCCGCGGCGAAGGCATGTATTTGTACGACAGCGCGGGCAAAAAATACCTGGATTTTATGTCTGGCATTGCCGTAGCGGCATTGGGGCACAGCGACCCGGAATGGGTAACGGCCGTTACCCAACAAGCCAGCCAACTCATCCACGTCAGCAACCTCTACTACACCACCCCCCAGGTCGAACTGGCGCGCAAACTAATCGAAAACTCCTTCGCCGATAAACTTTTCTTCAGCAACTCCGGCGCGGAAGCCAACGAAGCGGCGCTGAAATTCGCCCGCAAATATGGGGGAATTTCGGATTTCGGATTTCGGATTTCGGAATCGCCTGCAATCCGAAATCCGAAATCCGAAATTGTTGCCTTTAGCGGCAGTTTTCACGGCCGTACCATGGGCGCTTTATCCGTTACCTACAGGGCGCAGTACCGCGAGCCGTTTGGCCCACTTATTCCCGGCGTTACCTTTGCCCCCTTCAACGATTTAGACGCGGCGCGGCAAGCCATCACCGATGAGACCTGTGCCGTCATCGTGGAGCCGGTGCAGGGCGAGGGCGGCGTCAATCCGGCCACGCCGGAATTTCTACGCGGCCTGCGCGCCTTGTGCGACGCCCACGACGCGCTGCTTATCTTCGACGAGGTGCAGTGCGGCCTGGGGCGCAGCGGCCACCTGTGGGCGCACGAAGCCTACGGCGTCACGCCGGACATCATGACCCTGGCCAAGCCGTTAGCCGGCGGCCTGCCCATCGGCGCGACGTTGGTCACGCAGAAGGTAGCCGACGCTATTCAGCCCGGCGACCACGGCAGCACTTTTGCCGCCGGACCGCTGGTCTGCGCCGCGGCCAATGTGGTCTTCGACCGGGTGAATCGGCCGGAATTCTTGCAGCAGGTGCAGGAGACCGGGGCTTATTTGCGCCACCGGCTGGAGACGCTGGAGTCTGACGAGATTGTGGCCGTGCGCGGCGTGGGGCTGCTGGTGGGTGTGGAGATGAAAACAGCCGTTGCCCCCCTCATCGCCCGCGCCCGACAAAACGGCCTCATCCTCATCAACGCCGGCGACAACGTCCTCCGCCTGGCCCCCGCCCTGATTGCGGAACGCCAGCACGTAGACGAAGCGATAAAAATCCTTGAAGGGACAATTTCGGATTACGGATTGCGGATTGCGGAAAACGCCCCCAATCCGCAATCCGAAATCCGAAATCCGCAATAG
- a CDS encoding alpha/beta hydrolase yields the protein MANKRARLSPLRMILLFVALVLIVVSWWQVGQAAAGLVVRHVDQDGLPLRFVIAEGVQNAPGVLIGHGFSGSQQLMLAYGYVLAHAGYGVMLLDFAGHGANATPFVQGEPVLTQNVALATAVLQAQPEVDASRLALIGHSMGSRAVLEAGVDQGDLYRATIAISPGDVAVDENWPRNLLLMAGSLEAPFLRNAQAVLARAGGPNPDFSQDKARALVVVDGAEHMSILFRPLSHNAALDWLNNVFGVQRASAYQDVRIIWYGLHLAAWLVALLALSPLLPSSKTLRGADRRRPFHWLGLVLGAAAGTAVVWLLDQVIGMAYLGGLAVGGALGVWFFVVGLVWLLTGFRPFKPVPRRLAWGLAIFASLWLAFGLLSQWVWLPWFLIPARLLRWLPLTVTFVPWLLAAGIAMQGAKGWSRLGWWAWQSVVLVPALIGLVFLVPGLAFLALVVVTIPLVVGVMTIVGAAIDDAWAYSLGGALFFSWLILTVFPLAG from the coding sequence ATGGCAAATAAGCGGGCGCGATTAAGCCCTTTGCGCATGATTTTGTTGTTTGTGGCTCTGGTATTGATTGTCGTTTCCTGGTGGCAGGTGGGGCAGGCAGCGGCCGGACTGGTCGTGCGGCATGTGGACCAGGATGGTCTGCCGCTGCGCTTTGTCATCGCTGAGGGTGTGCAGAATGCGCCGGGCGTGCTGATTGGGCACGGGTTTTCCGGCTCGCAGCAGTTGATGTTGGCTTACGGTTATGTGCTGGCCCACGCCGGCTATGGCGTGATGCTGCTGGATTTTGCCGGGCATGGGGCCAATGCCACGCCCTTTGTGCAAGGGGAACCGGTGCTGACGCAAAATGTGGCGCTGGCAACGGCCGTTCTGCAAGCTCAGCCGGAGGTGGACGCCAGCCGTCTGGCCCTGATCGGCCATTCTATGGGCAGCCGGGCGGTGCTGGAAGCTGGCGTGGACCAGGGCGATCTGTACCGGGCAACCATCGCTATTTCGCCCGGCGACGTGGCTGTAGACGAGAATTGGCCGCGCAATTTGCTGCTGATGGCTGGGTCACTGGAAGCGCCTTTTTTGCGCAACGCCCAGGCGGTGTTGGCCCGCGCCGGTGGGCCTAACCCCGACTTTTCGCAGGATAAGGCCAGGGCGTTGGTGGTGGTGGATGGCGCCGAACACATGTCTATTTTGTTTCGCCCGCTGAGCCACAACGCGGCGTTAGATTGGTTGAACAATGTGTTTGGCGTGCAGCGGGCCAGCGCCTACCAGGATGTGCGGATAATCTGGTACGGGCTGCATCTGGCGGCGTGGTTGGTGGCTCTACTGGCGCTGTCGCCACTGCTGCCTTCGTCCAAAACCTTGCGCGGCGCGGACCGACGACGGCCGTTCCATTGGCTCGGTTTGGTGCTGGGTGCGGCGGCGGGCACGGCCGTTGTCTGGCTGCTGGACCAGGTAATTGGGATGGCTTACCTGGGTGGGCTGGCTGTGGGCGGCGCGTTGGGTGTCTGGTTTTTTGTCGTTGGGCTGGTGTGGTTGTTGACCGGGTTTCGGCCGTTCAAACCTGTGCCGCGCCGCCTGGCGTGGGGGCTGGCGATCTTTGCCAGCCTGTGGCTGGCTTTCGGTCTATTGAGCCAGTGGGTGTGGCTGCCCTGGTTCCTCATCCCGGCGCGGCTGCTGCGCTGGCTGCCGCTGACGGTTACGTTTGTGCCCTGGCTGCTGGCGGCCGGCATCGCCATGCAAGGGGCCAAAGGTTGGAGCCGATTGGGCTGGTGGGCCTGGCAGTCGGTCGTTTTGGTCCCGGCGCTCATTGGGTTGGTATTCCTGGTCCCTGGTTTGGCTTTCCTGGCCCTGGTCGTCGTCACCATTCCTTTGGTTGTCGGCGTCATGACCATCGTCGGCGCCGCCATAGACGACGCCTGGGCTTACAGCCTGGGCGGCGCGCTCTTTTTTAGCTGGCTGATACTGACCGTTTTCCCACTGGCCGGGTAG
- a CDS encoding saccharopine dehydrogenase NADP-binding domain-containing protein, translated as MASWLLYGAYGYTGRLLVEEAVKRGHTPVLAGRDEGKTAVIAQQFNLRHLAFDLSDTDKLHQIVADFDLVLHAAGPFIYTSEPMVQACLAGRAHYLDITGEIPVFEATLSYDAHAREQGVALVSGVGFDIVPTDCLGSYVAAHLPGATHLEVAFMGLSRTSSGTAQTLVEMMANLPQGSLVRRDGRLVSQPLGAGSKQVTFSNGRTRQITPIPWGDLATAQLSTGIANVTAYMAMSLPRGAGVVTPLAARLLKIGLARRAARQLVRWTFDGPDEALRQRARSYIWACASDAAGNKREAWLETLEAYRLTAVAGILAVETTLRQQPVGALTPSLAFGADFVLEIEGTQRFDALPHQP; from the coding sequence ATGGCAAGCTGGCTGTTGTATGGTGCGTATGGTTATACGGGGCGGTTGCTGGTGGAGGAAGCGGTGAAGCGGGGCCACACGCCGGTGCTGGCGGGGCGGGATGAGGGCAAAACGGCCGTTATCGCCCAACAGTTCAACCTGCGCCACCTCGCCTTCGACTTAAGCGACACCGACAAATTGCATCAGATCGTCGCCGATTTTGACCTGGTATTGCACGCTGCTGGCCCCTTCATCTACACCAGCGAGCCGATGGTGCAGGCCTGCCTGGCCGGCCGCGCCCATTATCTGGACATCACCGGCGAAATTCCGGTCTTTGAGGCCACTCTGTCTTACGACGCCCATGCCCGCGAACAAGGCGTGGCCCTCGTTTCCGGCGTGGGCTTCGACATTGTGCCGACGGACTGCCTGGGCAGTTATGTGGCGGCCCACCTTCCCGGCGCGACGCACCTGGAAGTGGCTTTCATGGGGCTGTCGCGCACCAGTTCCGGCACGGCGCAAACGTTGGTGGAGATGATGGCTAACCTGCCGCAAGGGAGCCTGGTGCGGCGCGACGGCCGTCTCGTCTCCCAACCCCTCGGCGCGGGCAGCAAACAAGTCACGTTTAGCAACGGCCGTACCCGCCAGATAACGCCCATCCCCTGGGGCGACCTGGCTACGGCGCAGCTTTCCACCGGCATTGCCAACGTTACCGCCTACATGGCGATGTCTTTGCCGCGTGGAGCAGGCGTCGTTACCCCACTGGCGGCGCGATTGCTAAAAATCGGGTTGGCGCGCCGCGCCGCCAGGCAGTTGGTCCGTTGGACCTTTGACGGGCCGGATGAGGCGCTGCGGCAGCGGGCGCGCAGTTATATTTGGGCCTGCGCCAGTGATGCGGCCGGCAATAAACGGGAGGCATGGCTGGAGACGTTAGAGGCGTATCGGCTGACGGCCGTAGCCGGTATCCTGGCGGTTGAGACCACTCTGCGCCAACAACCAGTCGGCGCGCTCACCCCCTCGCTGGCCTTCGGCGCTGACTTTGTGCTGGAGATTGAAGGCACGCAGCGGTTCGACGCGCTGCCCCATCAGCCATAA
- the argB gene encoding acetylglutamate kinase, with the protein MMRVLKIGGNELDEPGFLPLLAGWVAAAAEPMVIVHGGGRDIAAMQARLGLEPKKVDGLRVTDPASLTVAQMVLSGHTNKQLVAALLAAGVDAVGLSGVDGGLLRCVKKAHPTADLGLVGEIVAVRTELLQKLAAMGITAVLSPISLGQDGFIYNVNADDAASAVALALPADQIDFISNVPGVLDNGRVVERLTAVQTESLITQGIINGGMVPKVRGALTAVAQGVPQARIVNLTGLLNGGGTVFTE; encoded by the coding sequence ATGATGCGTGTATTGAAAATTGGCGGAAATGAGTTGGATGAGCCGGGCTTTTTGCCGCTGTTGGCGGGTTGGGTGGCGGCGGCGGCCGAGCCGATGGTGATTGTGCATGGCGGCGGGCGCGACATCGCCGCGATGCAGGCGCGGCTGGGACTGGAACCAAAGAAGGTGGATGGCCTGCGCGTCACCGATCCGGCGTCATTGACGGTGGCGCAAATGGTGCTGTCCGGGCATACCAACAAGCAGCTTGTGGCGGCGCTGCTAGCAGCCGGCGTAGACGCGGTGGGGCTGAGCGGCGTGGATGGCGGCCTGCTGCGCTGCGTGAAGAAGGCCCATCCCACGGCCGATTTGGGTCTGGTGGGCGAAATTGTGGCCGTGCGCACGGAGCTGTTACAGAAATTGGCGGCGATGGGGATTACGGCCGTTCTCTCCCCCATCTCCCTCGGCCAGGACGGCTTCATCTACAACGTCAACGCCGACGACGCGGCCAGCGCGGTGGCCCTGGCGCTGCCGGCCGACCAGATAGATTTTATCTCCAATGTGCCTGGCGTGCTGGACAACGGGCGGGTGGTAGAGCGATTAACGGCCGTTCAGACCGAATCGCTCATCACCCAGGGCATCATCAACGGCGGCATGGTACCCAAAGTGCGTGGGGCGTTAACGGCCGTTGCCCAGGGCGTGCCCCAGGCGCGCATCGTCAACCTCACCGGTCTTCTGAATGGCGGTGGGACGGTGTTTACGGAGTAG
- a CDS encoding N-acetyl-gamma-glutamyl-phosphate reductase, with protein sequence MIHAGIFGATGYTGYELVQILNKHPQVEITFATSHSYAGKTLDAIYPQAPRLPLISGEAAPLNQADVVFLCLPHAAAAKTAVSILQTNAKVIDLSADFRIKDVATYEKWYGATHPAPDLLPEAVYGLTEFARSALRQTRLVANPGCYTTTSLLALQPLMAAGVNITGSIIIDAKSGVSGAGRNPADNTHFMAVSDNLAPYKIGRAHRHLPEMEAILKEWNPAAPDLIFSPHLLPVPRGILANSYVSLAEPWAEADLRHLYETTYAGEPFVRVLPKGELATLAHVTYTNRCAISLTLAGQMLIVTSTTDNLIKGASGQAVQNMNVMFGLAETSGLV encoded by the coding sequence ATGATTCACGCAGGAATCTTTGGCGCAACCGGGTATACCGGTTACGAATTGGTGCAAATACTCAACAAACATCCACAGGTGGAGATCACCTTTGCCACGTCGCACTCTTATGCGGGCAAAACGCTGGACGCCATTTACCCACAAGCGCCACGTCTGCCGCTGATTTCGGGGGAGGCAGCCCCGTTAAACCAGGCCGACGTGGTTTTTTTGTGTTTACCCCATGCGGCGGCGGCAAAAACGGCCGTATCCATCCTCCAAACCAACGCCAAAGTGATAGACCTCAGCGCCGATTTCCGCATCAAAGATGTGGCAACCTATGAAAAATGGTACGGCGCGACTCACCCCGCCCCGGACCTGCTGCCCGAAGCCGTCTACGGCCTGACCGAATTTGCCCGCAGCGCCCTGCGGCAAACCCGGCTCGTCGCCAACCCCGGCTGCTATACCACCACCAGCCTGCTGGCCTTGCAGCCCCTCATGGCCGCCGGGGTGAATATAACCGGGTCAATTATCATAGACGCTAAATCGGGCGTCTCCGGCGCAGGGCGCAATCCGGCCGACAACACCCACTTCATGGCCGTCAGCGACAACCTGGCGCCCTACAAAATCGGCCGGGCGCACCGCCATCTGCCGGAGATGGAAGCCATTCTCAAAGAGTGGAACCCGGCCGCCCCCGACCTCATCTTTTCGCCCCACCTGCTGCCTGTGCCGCGAGGCATTCTGGCAAACAGCTACGTCTCGCTGGCCGAACCCTGGGCAGAGGCCGATCTGCGCCACCTTTATGAGACGACTTACGCCGGCGAGCCATTTGTGCGTGTGCTGCCCAAAGGCGAACTGGCAACCCTGGCCCACGTCACCTATACCAACCGCTGCGCCATTTCCCTGACGCTGGCCGGGCAGATGCTCATCGTCACTTCGACGACGGACAACCTGATCAAAGGGGCGTCGGGCCAGGCGGTGCAGAACATGAATGTGATGTTTGGACTGGCGGAAACCAGCGGACTTGTTTGA
- a CDS encoding M23 family metallopeptidase, translating to MDRQDTAVAVNRWHVVARLAVWGGMALLLGCQTASPTAVPLPTTQPTAVLPTATVTAVLPTATIKPTATQPPPPTVTPAPTRTQPPPPSRTPSPTATLAPTATRPSPLAVGRTCPAEYPVKPEYQRLYLAAQPWPTPDPALLDAHFWLAKPLPGGGRFLINNNFPYGSDGSGRYLLHNGVDSAEDKGTPVLAAADGLVVYAGPDADILFGWRCDWYGHLVVIQHDFTWLDQPVYTLYGHVLGIVVETGQRVYQGQPVAEIGVGGAATHAHLHFEVRIGENAFGATRNPMLWLDPGGTRGVLAGRLVDENGRPWQGVTITLIDGRGEEVQFLHTWSYLDDPDHLINPDEGYAENFVFADLLPGFYELFVKVREVEYRQRVEISAGALRLVEMQIPGDS from the coding sequence GTGGATAGACAGGACACGGCCGTCGCTGTGAACCGTTGGCATGTTGTGGCGAGGTTGGCGGTGTGGGGGGGTATGGCGCTGCTGCTCGGCTGCCAGACTGCCAGCCCAACGGCCGTACCGCTGCCAACGACCCAACCCACGGCTGTTCTACCCACCGCGACAGTGACGGCCGTTCTCCCCACCGCCACAATCAAGCCAACGGCCACGCAGCCGCCGCCACCAACAGTCACACCCGCACCCACCCGCACCCAGCCCCCACCACCCAGCCGCACCCCATCGCCCACCGCCACGCTGGCGCCAACGGCGACACGGCCGTCGCCCCTGGCCGTCGGGCGAACCTGCCCGGCCGAATATCCGGTAAAGCCAGAGTACCAGCGCCTCTATCTGGCCGCCCAACCCTGGCCCACGCCCGACCCGGCGCTGCTAGACGCCCATTTCTGGCTGGCGAAGCCGCTGCCCGGCGGCGGCCGCTTTTTAATCAACAACAATTTTCCGTATGGCTCGGACGGCAGCGGCCGTTACCTGCTGCACAACGGCGTGGATTCGGCCGAAGACAAAGGCACGCCGGTGCTGGCCGCCGCCGATGGCCTGGTGGTCTACGCCGGGCCAGACGCCGACATTTTGTTTGGCTGGCGCTGTGACTGGTACGGCCATCTGGTCGTTATTCAGCACGACTTTACCTGGCTGGACCAACCGGTCTACACGCTGTACGGGCACGTATTGGGCATTGTCGTGGAAACCGGCCAGCGCGTCTACCAGGGACAGCCGGTGGCTGAAATTGGCGTGGGCGGCGCGGCAACCCACGCCCACCTGCATTTTGAGGTGCGTATCGGCGAAAATGCGTTTGGCGCGACGCGCAATCCGATGTTGTGGCTGGACCCTGGCGGCACGCGGGGCGTTTTGGCCGGGCGATTGGTGGATGAAAACGGCCGTCCCTGGCAAGGCGTGACGATAACGTTGATAGACGGCCGGGGCGAAGAGGTGCAGTTCCTCCATACCTGGAGCTACCTGGACGACCCCGACCACCTGATTAACCCGGATGAAGGCTACGCCGAAAACTTTGTCTTTGCCGACCTGCTGCCTGGTTTTTACGAATTGTTCGTCAAAGTTCGCGAGGTGGAATATCGCCAGCGCGTAGAAATCAGCGCCGGGGCGTTGCGCCTGGTGGAAATGCAAATACCCGGTGATTCTTAA
- a CDS encoding lipoate--protein ligase has translation MLYADNQHITDPRLNLALEEYLLRHVPTAEAILLFYVNEPSVILGRNQNALEELDPDYTANHNVHVVRRLSGGGAVFHDLGNLNFSFITNGSRDLHNFQRFTEPVIRVLNQLGVPAALHGKSDIYVAGRKISGNAQYLARDRMVSHGTILFDSDLEALLRALNPRQVQIESKAVQSIRAKVGNVKEWLPEMDTAVLRQTLLTGIFAGRPVDHLPLSADDWTRIHQIKTERYDTWEWNIGRSPRFSVQRRILWGQTEIEARVEVVNGRIQQVSFSESLQPSAGRGLQAHLIGRRYDRANLSQALHEFSPAYSTDNLPPTALLLDLLY, from the coding sequence ATGCTTTACGCCGACAACCAACACATCACTGACCCGCGCCTGAATCTGGCGCTGGAAGAATACCTGCTGCGCCACGTGCCGACGGCAGAGGCGATATTGCTCTTTTACGTCAACGAGCCGTCGGTGATTCTGGGGCGCAACCAAAACGCGCTGGAAGAATTAGACCCCGATTACACAGCCAACCACAACGTCCATGTGGTGCGCCGGTTGTCGGGCGGCGGGGCGGTGTTTCACGATTTGGGCAATCTGAACTTTAGCTTCATTACCAATGGTTCGCGCGATTTGCACAATTTTCAGCGCTTCACCGAGCCGGTGATCCGTGTGTTGAACCAGTTGGGCGTCCCGGCGGCGCTGCATGGCAAAAGCGACATCTACGTGGCCGGCCGGAAGATTTCCGGCAACGCCCAATACCTGGCGCGTGACCGCATGGTCAGCCACGGCACGATTTTGTTCGACAGCGACCTGGAAGCGCTGCTGCGCGCCCTGAATCCACGCCAGGTCCAGATCGAGTCCAAGGCGGTGCAATCTATCCGGGCGAAGGTGGGCAATGTGAAGGAGTGGCTGCCGGAGATGGATACGGCCGTTCTACGACAAACCCTATTAACAGGCATCTTTGCCGGCCGGCCGGTGGACCATCTGCCCCTCAGCGCCGACGATTGGACGCGCATCCACCAGATTAAGACGGAGCGGTATGATACCTGGGAATGGAATATCGGCCGTTCCCCCCGGTTCAGCGTGCAAAGGCGCATCCTGTGGGGCCAAACAGAGATAGAGGCGCGGGTGGAGGTGGTGAACGGCCGTATCCAACAAGTCAGCTTCAGCGAATCCCTACAGCCATCCGCCGGTAGGGGCCTGCAAGCGCACCTCATCGGCCGGCGCTACGACCGCGCCAACCTGTCCCAGGCTTTGCATGAATTTTCGCCAGCCTACTCCACAGACAACTTGCCACCGACAGCGCTGCTTTTGGATTTGCTGTATTAG